Genomic segment of Candidatus Baltobacteraceae bacterium:
AAGAGCGTTCCGTCCATGTCGTCGATGCGATGAATCATCACTTCGAGCGTGTCGCCGACCTTGATGACTTTTGGATCGACCGCAAGCGAGAGCTCGCGGAACGGAAGGACGCCTTCGGATTTTCCGCCGACGTCGACGAGCAGTTCGTCCTTATCTTTTTGGACGACCATGCCGTTGAGGACTTGGCCCTCGTCGAGGACTTTCAGCGATTCTTCGTAGAGCCGCTGTTCGAGTGCGAGTTGATCTTCCTCTATTTGAGCGGGAGCGATTTCAGTCGTAGAGATGTTGATGTTCCTACCTTAAATTATTTTATTTTTGCAGACGTCACCGCTGACATCGCCGGCACCACCAGGTTCCCCGCTGTGCCAGCACCGTTCGTACGATCGGGCCGCCGCAACGCGGACACGGTTCGCCGAGCCTGCCGTAGACGGAGAGTACGTTTTGAAAGCCTCCCCGTAGCCCATCGGCATCCACGTAGTCGTCGACGCTCGTCCCCCGCAGCTCGATAGCCCGGGTCAAGACGTCTACGACGGCGTGGTATAACCGGCGAATCGCTGGTTTCGTCAACGCCTTAGCGGGACGGCTCGGACGGATCCGAGCTTCCCATAGCGCCTCGCACGCGTAGATATTTCCTATGCCCGCGATGCGCCGTTGGTCGAGCAGCAATGCCTTAACCGGCGTCGTCCGCCCCGCCAGCATACCGATAAAGGCTTCCTGTGTAAAGCCTGAAGATAACGGCTCGACGCCAAGGTCCCGATCCCAGGGTTCGCCCGGTTCCACAAGGCGCATCCGGCCGAAGGTACGCACGTCGGCGAAGCTGAGACGGCCGCCGTCGGCAAATCGCAACACCACGTGCGTTCCGGGGAAATCGGTCTGACGCGGCCGCGCGACCACCAGGCGGCCGGTCATTCGGAGGCTGATGACGAGCGAGCGGCCGCCCGAGAGCTCGAGGACGGCATACTTTCCGCGGCGCGTCACCCCCGTCACGGTCTGGCCCGTCACGGCACGTTCAAAGGAGACACCCGGGGGTGCCTGAGCGATTTTTCGCAGCCGGATTTCGACCGTTTCTATCCGCCGCCCGACAATAGCAAAGTTGAGGCCGCGTACAATCGTCTCGACCTCAGGGAGCTCGGGCACGGCCGCGAGTGGCTAGATGCTGTGCGCGGCGCTACTTAGCGTAGAACTGTTGTTCGAGCCGAGCTTGAAGACGGCCAGGACCGCAACTGCCGCGATCAAGGCGATGATCAGCGCATACTCGACCAGGGTTCCACCGGAGTCGTCCGAGAGCATCAGCCGTAGGCTTTTCGTCATGGCCCTTAGTTCGATGCGACCGAGGGAACATCTGCTAGGTTGAGCCTGGTTCCGGTAACGATTCCGTCTAGAGCCGCCTCGCCGGCGGGGAGCTCGATCACGTACTTCCCGACGCCGTTCTCAAGGGGGATCTTTCCGTCGGGCAGGGTGGGAGCGACCGTCGCCACCTTCGCGTCCACGAGCCGCACGGTGCCGTCCGCGCCGACGAACACCATGTCCAGTGGAATCAGCGTGTCCTTCATCCAGAACGCGACCTTGTCGTCTTGCGCAAACACGAAGATCATCCCGGTGTGTTTGGGCAGCGACGTGCGATTCATCAGTCCGTGTTCGCGCTGCGCCTCCGTCTGCGCGACCTCCAGCCGCAGGTCGGCCTTCGGTGCGTGAACTACGACGACGGCGAGCACCGCCGCAATCAACGCGCTAAACAACGGCGCCCTCGGCGATTTCGTCGTCGATCGCCTCGACGTCGTACCAGTTGCGTCCCGACTTCAACGTCACTTCCAGCGGTACGGAGAGCGCGATCGCCGCTTCCATATGCTTGCGCACGAGCGACGCAACTTCGTTTCGGCTCGACGATCGTACTTCGAAAATCAGCTCGTCGTGAATTTGCAGCAGCATCACCGCATCGAGCCCGGAGTCGCGCAGCGCGCGGTCGATCCGCACCATCGCGAGCTTCATGAGATCGGCGGCGCTGCCTTGAAGCGGCGCGTTGGTCGCCTCGCGCTCGGCCGCGGCGCGCAGCATGTAGTTGCCGGAGCTCAGCCCGGGCATATAGCGGCGCCGCCCCAAGATCGTCGACACGTATCCGTCACGCCGTCCCTCTTCGATGGTGCGGTCGATATACGCGCGCACCGACGGAAACCGCGCGAAGTAGGCGGCCGTGATTTCCTTGGCTTCGGCTCTACCGATCTCCAATCGCTGCGCGAGCCCGAAATCCGACATGCCGTACAGCAAGCCGAAGTTGACGCTTTTGGCCATGCGGCGCTGATTGCCGTCGACGGCTCCGTCCGGCGGGACGGCGAAGATCTGCCGTGCCGTAAAGTCGTGAATGTCTTGGCGCTGCTCGAAAGCTTCGCGCATCGCCCGGTCGCCCGAGAGATGCGCCATGAGGCGCAGTTCGATCTGACTGTAGTCGGCGGCAAGGAGCACGTGATCGGCGTCGCGCGCGACGAACGCTTTGCGAATGCGCCGGCCCAGCTCGCCGCGAACCGGAATGTTTTGCAGGTTCGGATTGGTCGAGGAGAGGCGCCCGGTTGCCGTCGCCGTCTGATTGAACTCCGTGTGCAAACGCTTGTCGCCGGGATCGACGAGCCCTGGAATGACGTCGACGTAGGTGTTCTTGAGCTTCGTTACCTCGCGCCACTCGAGCACGAGCGCGCAGATCGGGTACTCGCGCGCGAGACCCTGCAGCACTTCCACGCCCGTCGCCCATCCGGTCTTCGTTTTCTTCCCGCCCGGAATCTCGAGCTTCCCAAAAAGAATTTCGCCGAGCTGCTTGGGCGAACCAATGTTGAACTCTTCGCCTGAAAAATCGTAGATCTGCTTTTGCAAACGCGTTGCCGCCGCGTCGATCCGCTCGCCGATCACCGCGAGCTCGCGTGGATCGATCGCGATACCCGCCGATTCCATAGCGGCGAGAATCGGGGCGAGCGGCACCTCGACGTCGCGATAGAGCTCGAGCTGCGAGCGCTCGTCGAGCGCCGCGCGCTGCGTTTCGATCAGCGCGAACGCAGCGTTCGCGTGAGCGGCGGCATCGGCGGGAACGCTCGCGTGCAGAAACTCGGCGGCCGCATCCTCGAGGTCGGCAAAGCCGCGCGCGGGATCGAGCAAGTGCGCCGCGATCATCGCGTCGTCGGTAAACCGTGCGCGCTCGATACCGCGCCCGCGCAAGACGCGCAACACGCGCTTTGCGTCGTACGCGGCCGTCGCCGCCTTTGCGTCGAAGATCGCGTGCAGCGCGTCGCGCACGGGTTGGTGCGTCAACGCCGCGACGGTAAACGAGACGCCCGAACCGGAGCGATCGGTCACGCCGATCGTGTCGTCGAGCGCGGCGAAAGCGACGCGCGGCGAGGAAGCCATCGCGCGCAGCTCTTCTCCCAAACGAGCGAACTCCGGCGGATCGACGCAAGCGGCGTACGTGCGATACGTGCCCTCCAGCTGCTTCCCGGTGTCGAACAGCGGCAGCCCGGTCGGCGCCTGCAGTTTGGCCAGCAGCGATTTGAACTCGAGGTCGCTGTAGAGCGGATAGAGTTCGGCATCCGGCGGAAGCTGGTAGCGGCTCTCCTCCCAATCGACCGACAGCGGCAGATCGCGCCGCACGATCGAAACGGCTCGGCAAAGACGCGCCTGTTCGCCGTACTCCTCGACGAGTTTCTGCAGCTTCGGATTTCCCGCAAGCTCCGGACGCGCGACCAGCGCGTCGAGCGATCCGGCGGCCTGCAGCAGCTTCGTCGCCGTCTTTTCGCCGACGCCCGGGATGCCGGGAAGATTGTCCGAGGGGTCGCCTTTGAGCCCGCGATAATCCGGCAGCTGCACCGGATCCAAGCCGAAGCGCTCGCGCACCGCGGCCGGATCGTAACGGCCGAGTTCGGTGATGCCGCGGCGTGTCGTCAGCACGATCGTGCGTTCGTCGACGATTTGCAAGAGATCGAGATCGCCGGTCACGACGATCGTCTGTTCGCCGGCCTCTTCGGCTTGACGCGCGAGCGTCGCGATGACGTCGTCGGCCTCTTGTCCCTCCATTTCGACGATAGGAATGCGATGCACGCCCAAAATGCGCCGCACCAAGGCGAACTGGCCGCGCAGCTCGTCCGGCATCGCCGTGCGCTGCGCTTTGTATTCCTTATACAACGCGACGCGGTCGGCCGGCATGCCCTTATCGAACGCCGCAATGACGTGCGTGGGCTTCTCGTCCGCGATGATCTTGTTGAGCATCATCGTGAATCCGTAAGCCGCGTTGATCGGAACGCCCTTACTGGTCGTCAGTCCCGGCAACGCAAAGAAAGCACGGTAGACCAGCCCGTAGGTATCTAAAAGCATCAGACTCATGATTTCGTCTATTTCACTACTACGCTGCTGCTGCCCGCGCTAACGCTGCCGTCGTCGGAGATTGCGAGCACGGACAGCGTGTAACGGCCGCTCTGCGCCGGCATTTGCACGTCGACCGAACCGTTGGTCGCCCGTGCGACGTTCCAGGATACCGCTTCGGTTTCGGCTTGCGCGAGCTCGACGACGGCCGGCGGCTCCGTGCGCCGAACAAAACCGAGCACCTGCGCGTGCTCGCCCGTCGAATCGACCCAGGGATGCCACGTGACCGCGGAGGGCGCGCTGCTCTGCGTCGTAGCGACGCCGATCTCCAGCAGCGACGGCGCCGAGTCGAAGAGCGCGCTTCCCGACGGCGTCCCGCGGCTAATGCGCACGATAACGGTACCGGCAGCGTGCGTTTGATCGCGAAGCGCGATGCTGGCCGCTTCGCCGGGAGCGAAATCGGTGCGGACGAGCGCGATTGGAACGTACTGCGGCCGTCCTGGCGCAACAAGCCCGAGCGCGACGCCGTTCCACGCGACCGCGCCGTCGCGCACGAACGCGGCACCGACGCGCAGCTGTCCGGTTGCGTCGACGGCGTGGAAGTGCGCGATCGCGTGACCGCCGTTGGTCGGCACGACCGTCGCCTGAACGCCGAGCGCACTCTCGAGCGTGACGAGCGCGTCTCCTTGCGCGCCCGGTACGCTCGCGTCGACGGTAACCGCGTCGCCGCTGCGATACGCGGGTTTATCGAGCGCGATACGCACGTCGCCGCTGCCGCCGTCGATCGAACTGGTGGC
This window contains:
- the mutM gene encoding bifunctional DNA-formamidopyrimidine glycosylase/DNA-(apurinic or apyrimidinic site) lyase: MPELPEVETIVRGLNFAIVGRRIETVEIRLRKIAQAPPGVSFERAVTGQTVTGVTRRGKYAVLELSGGRSLVISLRMTGRLVVARPRQTDFPGTHVVLRFADGGRLSFADVRTFGRMRLVEPGEPWDRDLGVEPLSSGFTQEAFIGMLAGRTTPVKALLLDQRRIAGIGNIYACEALWEARIRPSRPAKALTKPAIRRLYHAVVDVLTRAIELRGTSVDDYVDADGLRGGFQNVLSVYGRLGEPCPRCGGPIVRTVLAQRGTWWCRRCQR
- a CDS encoding DUF192 domain-containing protein gives rise to the protein MFSALIAAVLAVVVVHAPKADLRLEVAQTEAQREHGLMNRTSLPKHTGMIFVFAQDDKVAFWMKDTLIPLDMVFVGADGTVRLVDAKVATVAPTLPDGKIPLENGVGKYVIELPAGEAALDGIVTGTRLNLADVPSVASN
- the polA gene encoding DNA polymerase I, encoding MSLMLLDTYGLVYRAFFALPGLTTSKGVPINAAYGFTMMLNKIIADEKPTHVIAAFDKGMPADRVALYKEYKAQRTAMPDELRGQFALVRRILGVHRIPIVEMEGQEADDVIATLARQAEEAGEQTIVVTGDLDLLQIVDERTIVLTTRRGITELGRYDPAAVRERFGLDPVQLPDYRGLKGDPSDNLPGIPGVGEKTATKLLQAAGSLDALVARPELAGNPKLQKLVEEYGEQARLCRAVSIVRRDLPLSVDWEESRYQLPPDAELYPLYSDLEFKSLLAKLQAPTGLPLFDTGKQLEGTYRTYAACVDPPEFARLGEELRAMASSPRVAFAALDDTIGVTDRSGSGVSFTVAALTHQPVRDALHAIFDAKAATAAYDAKRVLRVLRGRGIERARFTDDAMIAAHLLDPARGFADLEDAAAEFLHASVPADAAAHANAAFALIETQRAALDERSQLELYRDVEVPLAPILAAMESAGIAIDPRELAVIGERIDAAATRLQKQIYDFSGEEFNIGSPKQLGEILFGKLEIPGGKKTKTGWATGVEVLQGLAREYPICALVLEWREVTKLKNTYVDVIPGLVDPGDKRLHTEFNQTATATGRLSSTNPNLQNIPVRGELGRRIRKAFVARDADHVLLAADYSQIELRLMAHLSGDRAMREAFEQRQDIHDFTARQIFAVPPDGAVDGNQRRMAKSVNFGLLYGMSDFGLAQRLEIGRAEAKEITAAYFARFPSVRAYIDRTIEEGRRDGYVSTILGRRRYMPGLSSGNYMLRAAAEREATNAPLQGSAADLMKLAMVRIDRALRDSGLDAVMLLQIHDELIFEVRSSSRNEVASLVRKHMEAAIALSVPLEVTLKSGRNWYDVEAIDDEIAEGAVV